The following coding sequences are from one Muntiacus reevesi chromosome 17, mMunRee1.1, whole genome shotgun sequence window:
- the CER1 gene encoding cerberus, which yields MHLLFLQLLVLLPLGEAVQRGDGRQRQSSVSLVLLERNRRELSMGTQEEAEEKPDLFVAMPHLIGASPAEEGQRQREKMLSRFGRFWKKPERELHPSQGLVSEQLFPGTWGLTQPKDRMPMGKSPLREEAKKFWHHFMFRMSPASQGIILPIKSHEVHQETCRTVPFSQTITHEDCEEVVVQNNLCFGKCGSLPFPEAAQHPHTFCSHCLPAKFTTRHLQLNCTGLAMVVKVVMLVEECQCMGKTEHQHGYPEQAGFRAEFHVQDPFIPGFST from the exons ATGCATCTTCTCTTCCTTCAGCTACTGGTGCTCCTGCCTCTAGGGGAGGCTGTGCAGCGCGGGGATGGTCGCCAGAGGCAGAGTTCTGTCTCTCTCGTGCTCCTAGAAAGGAATCGCAGAGAGCTCTCCATGGGCACTCAGGAGGAAGCAGAAGAGAAGCCAGATCTGTTTGTGGCCATGCCACATCTGATAGGTGCCAGCCCTGCAGAGGAGggccagaggcagagagaaaagatgCTGTCCAGGTTTGGGAGATTCTGGAAGAAGCCCGAGAGAGAGCTGCACCCATCCCAGGGCTTGGTCAGTGAGCAGTTATTCCCTGGGACTTGGGGCCTCACTCAGCCCAAGGATAGGATGCCGATGGGGAAATCTCCTCTCCGGGAAGAAGCCAAGAAATTCTGGCACCACTTCATGTTCAGAATGAGTCCAGCTTCTCAGGGGATCATCCTGCCTATCAAAAGCCATGAAGTACATCAAGAGACCTGTAGGACAGTGCCCTTCAGCCAG ACTATCACCCATGAAGACTGTGAGGAAGTGGTTGTACAGAACAACCTCTGCTTTGGAAAATGCGGGTCCCTGCCTTTTCCTGAAGCTGCACAGCATCCCCACACATTCTGCTCCCACTGCCTGCCTGCCAAGTTCACCACGAGGCACTTACAGCTCAACTGCACCGGCCTGGCCATGGTGGTCAAGGTGGTGATGCTGGTGGAGGAATGTCAGTGCATGGGGAAGACAGAGCATCAGCATGGCTACCCCGAACAGGCTGGCTTTCGGGCAGAATTTCATGTCCAAGATCCCTTTATCCCAGGattttcaacataa